The sequence below is a genomic window from Ignavibacteriales bacterium.
AATGGATGGCAAGATTACAGTCAATGAAGCTTATGATAAAGGCATTGAACCAATACGAAGTTTTATGTTCAGAAATGTAAGGGATGAAGATCTGGAACTGTTTATCGGGCTTGCGTCACTGGAGCGTCCGGCAAACAGGAATGAATTACCTACATACATAGTGGTTCCGGCGTTCGCAATCAGTGAACTCAGAGCAGGATTTATAATCGGTTTCTTTTTATTTATACCTTTCCTTATGGTGGATATGATCATATCAAGTATTCTTATGTCAATGGGTATGATGATGCTTCCTCCAATGCTGATATCGCTTCCTTTTAAAATTCTTCTATTCATATTAGTTGACGGATGGAACCTGATAATAGGCTCTGTTGTGAGGAGTATTCAATAATGACAGAAGAATTAATTATAGAAATAATGAAGGAAGTTTTCTTCACAACTTTTCTTGTCCTGCTTCCCGTACTTGGTGTTTCGCTTGTTGTAGGTATAATCATCTCGATTTTCCAGTCCGCTACATCAATACAGGAAATGACATTAACTTTTGTTCCTAAAATTTTAATTACAGCACTCGCAATAATTTTTATGCTGCCGTGGATGATGGACAAGATGATAAACATTACACTCAAACTATTCACAATGTTTACCACGGTAGTCCGATGACTAACATACTTGTAGCTGATTTTGTCCTGGTTCTTTTGATCTTTTTGCGGATAATATCTGCTATGGTTGCCTCCCCTGTTTTCAGCAATAAAGCATTACCGGTAATTCCCAAAATTTTTATCTCGTTTGTAATTGCTTACATAGTTTTTCTTTCTGTTGACACGGCACAGGTAAAGTTTGATATCACTGTATGGTCGCTTTTCTTTTTTGCTGTCAAAGAAATTATTACAGGACTGATTATAGGCTTCATGATGAATTTCGTGTTTTACGGAATTTCATTTGCTGGACACATAATAGGATTTGACATGGGTTTAACAATTGCCGATGTATTTAATCCAATGGAAGAGACAAACAATAACGTGGTCGGTGAAGTGATTTACATCTCTGCGCTGCTCGTTTTTTTTCTTATCAACGGACACCATTATTTAATAAGAGGTCTGGCTTATTCATTTTCAGTTGTTCAGCTCGGTAAGTTTTCAATCAATGCCTCCGTTTATGATCTTCTTGTAAAATACTCAGCATCAATATTTATAATTGCTGTTAAGATTTCATCACCGATACTTGTTTCATTTTTCCTGGTACATCTTGGTGAAGCAGTAATTGCACGCGTGATGCCCCAGGTTCAGATATTTTTTGTGACTCAACCTTTGAAAATAGGGATTGGGTTTTTACTGATTATGATCGCGGTTCCGTTTTGTATCTATGTAATAAAAATTCTTTTGAAGGATTATGAGAATAATCTTTTCACACTTGTTAAAGCGATGGGTTCATAAATGGCAGAAGTAGACGGCCAGGAAAAAACCGAACAACCTACCAGTAAAAAGCTGCAGGAAGCACGCGATAAAGGTCAGGTTGCAAAAAGTATGGAGATAAACTCCTTTGCAATATTTACATCGGGACTACTTCTTGTTTTAATAAGTCAAAGTCATTTGGGAACACAAATGTCCGAAATGTCTATAAAAATTTTTAATTCACTTGATGTGCTTGAACTAAACGCAAATATGATACAGGGATACGCCGCACAGGCTTTAGCATTTTTTGTTATAACAATCGGACCTGTGTTCGCTGGTATTTTTGTTGTCGCGTTAATTGCTGGAATTTCCCAGGTCGGATTTAAGATCAGCGTAAAGGCATTAAAACCAAAATTCAATAAACTTAATCCTATCAACGGAATAAAAAGTTTGTTCTTTTCATCAAGATCTTTTGTTGAATTCGGCAAAGCACTCGCTAAACTAACAGTGATTGGATTGTTCACTTACTTAGTTCTTTACGATTTTGTAATTAACTCGCCATCATTAACTGATCTTACTGTTTCTGAAATCGTTTCATACCTGCTTGACGCGGCTTATTCATTCCTATGGAAAGTTGCGTTGGTATTTGCGGCTATAGCTGCAATTGATTTTCTATATCAGCGAAAAAAGTTTAACAAAGATATGATGATGACCAAACAGGAAGTGAAAGAAGAATTTAAACAGAGTGAGGGTGATCCTTTAATTAAATCGAGGATTAAAAAACTTCAGTATGAAGCTGCAAAAAAACGTATGATGCAGAATATTCCCAAGGCTGATGTTATCATAACAAACCCTACACACTATGCCATAGCATTGAAATACGATATGCAGAAGGATAAAGCTCCCCGCGTATTAGCTAAAGGCGTAGATGAGCTTGCTCAAAGAATTAAAAAGATTGCAGCAGAAAATGATATACCGATGCATGAAGACAGGGAACTTGCAAGGATGTTATATAAAATGTGTGACATCGGAGACTTAATTCCTACTGTGTTATTTAAAGCGGTAGCACAAATCCTGGCTTATGTCTACCAATTAAAAAATGAAAAGAAAAAAAGATCGATAGTATAACGTGAAATCATTAGGAAGAAATTCAGATTTAATACTTGCATTCGGGTTGATATTTATGTTAGCCCTTATGCTGGTCCCGCTTCCGGCTGGATTGCTTGATTTCTTTCTTGCACTCAACATTACACTTTCAGTATTGATACTGATAGTCGCATTGTATATTCAATCACCTCTTGATATATCTGTCTTCCCCGGCTTGTTGCTTGTACTAACTCTTTTCAGACTTGCATTAAATATCAGTTCCACAAGATTAATACTGATTGATGGTTATGCCGGAAAAGTTATTGAAACTTTCGGGTCATTTGTTGTAAGCGGAAATTACGTTGTAGGATTTATCGTCTTTATAATTCTTGTAATCATCCAGTTTATAGTGATCGTGAAAGGTTCAGGAAGAATTTCAGAAGTTGCCGCAAGATTTACTCTGGATGCAATGCCCGGCAAACAAATGGCTATTGATGCTGATCTGAATACCGGACTAATAACTGAAGCTGACGCACGCAAAAGAAGAGATGAAATCAGTCGTGAAGCAGAGTTCTACGGTGCAATGGACGGTGCAAGTAAATTTGTAAAGGGAGATGCAGTAGCGGGAATTTTAATTAATGGTATTAACATCATCGGCGGATTTATTATTGGTGTCGCACAGCGAGGCTTAACATTTGGTGATGCACTTCAGTCATATACAATACTTACAATTGGTGATGGTCTTGTATCTCAGATTCCGGCGCTGATAATTGCCACAGCCGCCGGTCTTGTTGTTACAAGAAGCGCTGCCGGCACCGCGCTTGATTCACAAATGAAAACGCAGTTGTTCTCAAACCCGCGCGTACTTGCAACAGTTTCAGGAATGGTTTTATTGTTTGCTGCTTTACCGGGAATGCCTACAATACCTTTCGTCGTGTTAAGCATTACACTGGGCACCTCATCTTATCTGACTAAGAAAAAACGTTCCCTAGTACAGACAGTTGTTAAAGAGGAAGAAGTTGCACCCGAACAGACAGAAGAAAGAGTTGAACAATATTTACAAGTCGACCCAATTGAAATTGAAATTGGCTACGGGCTTATAAGTCTTGTTGATGAAAAACAGGGCGGAAATCTTTTTCAGAAAATTTCTTCAACAAGAAAATTTATGGCGCTTGAGTATGGAATATTAATTCCGCCGGTTCGGGTAAGAGATAATCTCCAGCTTGAGCCGAACGAATACCTGATAAAAATAAAAGGCAACATTGCTTCAACATTTGAAATTTATACCGACAGATTTCTTGCAATGAATCCCGGAGGCATAGCAGAAACACTTAACGGAATACCAACACAGGATCCTGCTTTTAACCTGCCGAGTTACTGGGTTACTTCGCAGGAAAAAGACAGGGCTGAAGTTCTCGGATATACGGTGGTCGATAGTATTTCAGTTCTGTCAACACATCTGCAGGAAACCTTGAAACAAAATTTCGATAAAATATTAACAAGGCAGGCTGTTAAACAACTTCTTGAAAATCTTAAGAAGGATTACCCGGCTGTAATTGAAGATATTCATCCGGATGCACTTTCAATCGGGACAATTCAAAAGGTACTCCAGAATCTTTTAAAAGAGTTTATTCCTATAAAAGATCTTGTACAGATTCTTGAAGCATTGATCGACTATTCGAAAGTAACTAAGAACATAGATGTATTAACTGAATACGTGCGTCATTCAATAGGCGATACAATTGCAAGCCTTCACAAAGACAGCAACGGAATAATACACGCAGCAGCACTCGGTGAAGTACTTGAATCATCAATAACAAAATCATTACAGAACCAGAAGGAAGCCGTACAAACGCTGGGTCTTAGCCCGAACGTGCTTCGTGAGCTTAACAATATTCTTGAACAAACTGTAGAAAAATTTAAAGGTCTGGGCTATTTGCCGCTCATAATTACATCGGCGACAATCCGACCATACTTTTACAGGTTAATCAATTCAAGCTTCAGGGATATTATTGTGTTGTCATATTCGGAATTACCATCACAGATAGAAATTGAGTTAATAGACAGGATAGAGGTTTCAAATGCAAATTAAAAAATTTGTTGCCCCGACACTTAAAGACGCAACTGAACAAATGAAAAGTGAACTCGGAAGTGATTCACTGATTCTCAGCACAAGGATCATCGAAGGCAATAACAAGTATGGTAAGAAGAAAATGTTTGAAGTTACCGCCGGCATCGAGGATACATTTGATAAAATGCCCGGGATGAAACATACTGCCGTTGAAGAAGCTGAGGATGAAAAAAGTTTCGCCCGTGAACTTAAAAATCTATCAGAAAAGATCTACGCGGAAAAGGATAAACAAAGACGTAAGGTTGTACAGGAACGGCTGCCGGTATTTGATGAAATATCAGACAACGGCAATTCGGACATTGAAAAAGAATTAAAAGAAATTGTTGATACCTTATTACTTCGCGAAGTTCAGAAACCAATTATCACTTCTATTCTTAATCAATTAAAGAAGTACAAGAGTTTCCTTCATTCTTCCAACATCGATAACTACGTTGTTTCTTCAATCGCATCAATGATACCGACAACAAGTTTTCAGTTAGTCAAAAGAGATAATCCGAAAATTGTTGCACTGGTTGGTCCTACCGGAGTTGGTAAAACAACCTGTATC
It includes:
- the fliP gene encoding flagellar type III secretion system pore protein FliP (The bacterial flagellar biogenesis protein FliP forms a type III secretion system (T3SS)-type pore required for flagellar assembly.), with product MKKYFLLILVIFFVLTAGLTPAQQNPTISLPKIGIDVGTSDSPQDISVTLQILLLMTILSLAPSIMIMTTCYLRIIIVFHFLKSAMGTQSMPPGQLLAGIALFITFFVMAPTWKQVNDEALKPLMDGKITVNEAYDKGIEPIRSFMFRNVRDEDLELFIGLASLERPANRNELPTYIVVPAFAISELRAGFIIGFFLFIPFLMVDMIISSILMSMGMMMLPPMLISLPFKILLFILVDGWNLIIGSVVRSIQ
- the flhB gene encoding flagellar biosynthesis protein FlhB; protein product: MAEVDGQEKTEQPTSKKLQEARDKGQVAKSMEINSFAIFTSGLLLVLISQSHLGTQMSEMSIKIFNSLDVLELNANMIQGYAAQALAFFVITIGPVFAGIFVVALIAGISQVGFKISVKALKPKFNKLNPINGIKSLFFSSRSFVEFGKALAKLTVIGLFTYLVLYDFVINSPSLTDLTVSEIVSYLLDAAYSFLWKVALVFAAIAAIDFLYQRKKFNKDMMMTKQEVKEEFKQSEGDPLIKSRIKKLQYEAAKKRMMQNIPKADVIITNPTHYAIALKYDMQKDKAPRVLAKGVDELAQRIKKIAAENDIPMHEDRELARMLYKMCDIGDLIPTVLFKAVAQILAYVYQLKNEKKKRSIV
- the flhF gene encoding flagellar biosynthesis protein FlhF, giving the protein MQIKKFVAPTLKDATEQMKSELGSDSLILSTRIIEGNNKYGKKKMFEVTAGIEDTFDKMPGMKHTAVEEAEDEKSFARELKNLSEKIYAEKDKQRRKVVQERLPVFDEISDNGNSDIEKELKEIVDTLLLREVQKPIITSILNQLKKYKSFLHSSNIDNYVVSSIASMIPTTSFQLVKRDNPKIVALVGPTGVGKTTCIAKLAVISKILHNLNIGLISIDTYRLGAIDQLRIFSEVSNIDMLVAYEPDDIPKLINQFKKKDLIFIDTAGRSQKNKEYLLKTKQYLDAAKVDETYLVMSATSTTKTLFDVAENFKLFNYKALMFTKIDEAVALGNVLNMVSNFKVPTIFLANGQVIPDDIISADAEFIAKMIYTGKFSK
- the fliR gene encoding flagellar biosynthetic protein FliR, with the translated sequence MTNILVADFVLVLLIFLRIISAMVASPVFSNKALPVIPKIFISFVIAYIVFLSVDTAQVKFDITVWSLFFFAVKEIITGLIIGFMMNFVFYGISFAGHIIGFDMGLTIADVFNPMEETNNNVVGEVIYISALLVFFLINGHHYLIRGLAYSFSVVQLGKFSINASVYDLLVKYSASIFIIAVKISSPILVSFFLVHLGEAVIARVMPQVQIFFVTQPLKIGIGFLLIMIAVPFCIYVIKILLKDYENNLFTLVKAMGS
- the flhA gene encoding flagellar biosynthesis protein FlhA, giving the protein MKSLGRNSDLILAFGLIFMLALMLVPLPAGLLDFFLALNITLSVLILIVALYIQSPLDISVFPGLLLVLTLFRLALNISSTRLILIDGYAGKVIETFGSFVVSGNYVVGFIVFIILVIIQFIVIVKGSGRISEVAARFTLDAMPGKQMAIDADLNTGLITEADARKRRDEISREAEFYGAMDGASKFVKGDAVAGILINGINIIGGFIIGVAQRGLTFGDALQSYTILTIGDGLVSQIPALIIATAAGLVVTRSAAGTALDSQMKTQLFSNPRVLATVSGMVLLFAALPGMPTIPFVVLSITLGTSSYLTKKKRSLVQTVVKEEEVAPEQTEERVEQYLQVDPIEIEIGYGLISLVDEKQGGNLFQKISSTRKFMALEYGILIPPVRVRDNLQLEPNEYLIKIKGNIASTFEIYTDRFLAMNPGGIAETLNGIPTQDPAFNLPSYWVTSQEKDRAEVLGYTVVDSISVLSTHLQETLKQNFDKILTRQAVKQLLENLKKDYPAVIEDIHPDALSIGTIQKVLQNLLKEFIPIKDLVQILEALIDYSKVTKNIDVLTEYVRHSIGDTIASLHKDSNGIIHAAALGEVLESSITKSLQNQKEAVQTLGLSPNVLRELNNILEQTVEKFKGLGYLPLIITSATIRPYFYRLINSSFRDIIVLSYSELPSQIEIELIDRIEVSNAN
- the fliQ gene encoding flagellar biosynthesis protein FliQ — encoded protein: MTEELIIEIMKEVFFTTFLVLLPVLGVSLVVGIIISIFQSATSIQEMTLTFVPKILITALAIIFMLPWMMDKMINITLKLFTMFTTVVR